One Desulfolucanica intricata genomic window carries:
- a CDS encoding TcpD family membrane protein yields MREISYIFSGHKLKFTMFFSIMLLIMFIPDVALAYDFKSGAQSVLDVVKIIVIIAVLVGAITTFARREMAAAVTIIVVGAVLIFLSSGTEAMKNLGDAIVRLIGGE; encoded by the coding sequence ATGCGAGAGATAAGCTATATATTTAGTGGTCATAAATTAAAATTTACAATGTTTTTTTCTATAATGTTGCTCATAATGTTTATACCCGATGTGGCCCTGGCTTACGATTTTAAAAGCGGCGCACAAAGTGTTCTTGACGTAGTAAAGATAATCGTCATTATAGCCGTTTTAGTTGGTGCTATCACCACGTTTGCCAGGCGGGAAATGGCAGCTGCTGTAACAATCATTGTAGTTGGAGCAGTACTCATATTTTTATCATCCGGAACAGAAGCAATGAAAAACTTAGGAGATGCCATAGTTAGACTCATCGGGGGAGAATAA
- the cbiQ gene encoding cobalt ECF transporter T component CbiQ, whose protein sequence is MLSIDQYAYTNELRSYHPGEKFAFTILTMVICLAASSIATSLAVLLLMSAAVIWRAGIPCRVYVKYMSVPLFFLLVGVATIAVVVSKESYASLFGFTIGGFKVGVTSQSIRAAVSTLSKSLGAVSCLYFLSLTTPMTDVIYIFRKMKVPALFIELMTLIYRFIFVLMETAEKIYTAQSSRLGYSSVKISFCSLGKLASNLFMKSFYRSQLLFQALSARCYTGGLNVVEPQYVFSYTNLLLIVVLELALVALTLYSGGELL, encoded by the coding sequence ATGCTTTCTATTGACCAGTATGCCTATACTAATGAATTAAGAAGTTATCACCCTGGTGAAAAATTTGCTTTTACTATACTTACAATGGTTATTTGTTTGGCCGCATCTTCCATAGCTACTTCCCTGGCGGTTTTATTATTAATGTCTGCGGCGGTTATTTGGCGGGCCGGAATTCCTTGCCGGGTGTATGTCAAATATATGTCTGTTCCGTTATTTTTTCTGCTGGTCGGTGTGGCAACCATTGCTGTTGTAGTCTCTAAAGAATCTTACGCTTCTCTTTTTGGTTTTACTATAGGTGGTTTTAAGGTGGGTGTTACTTCTCAAAGTATCCGGGCTGCTGTCAGTACTCTGTCAAAATCATTGGGGGCAGTTAGCTGTTTATATTTTCTATCGCTAACTACACCGATGACAGATGTTATTTACATTTTTCGAAAAATGAAAGTACCGGCATTGTTCATCGAATTAATGACCTTGATTTATCGTTTTATTTTTGTTTTAATGGAAACAGCAGAGAAGATCTATACAGCACAATCATCCCGGTTGGGCTACTCCTCTGTTAAAATTTCCTTCTGTTCTCTCGGCAAATTAGCCTCAAATCTTTTTATGAAGTCTTTTTATAGGTCTCAACTTCTCTTTCAAGCACTTTCTGCCCGTTGTTATACGGGAGGATTAAATGTAGTTGAACCACAATATGTATTTTCATATACAAATCTGTTATTAATAGTAGTTTTGGAATTAGCGCTGGTTGCTTTAACACTTTACTCCGGAGGTGAGCTGCTATAA
- a CDS encoding selenium metabolism-associated LysR family transcriptional regulator has protein sequence MNINFLHTFATVIEMDSISKAAKNLNITQPAVSKQISALEEQYGIKLLERLGRRMVPTEAGNKLYKHAKIILTHLEKLEEEMNELVSEIRGRLVIGASTIPGQYILPKIIGAFKKEYPQVKTFLEVADSGKVVQKLLDHEIHLGAVGTRVQHEKIASVKLAGDELVLITPPDHPFANRVGVRAAELAGENLVWRESDSGTRQEVEGKLAKAGLNIENLMIVAEFGSTEAIISAVEAGLGVSFVSRWAVQKKAGQQSLAVLNLEDVSLDRNLYVIYPKRKYFNRAAEAFINFLRSLNAEDFLK, from the coding sequence ATGAATATAAATTTCCTGCACACCTTCGCTACTGTTATTGAAATGGACAGTATCTCTAAGGCCGCCAAAAATTTAAATATAACTCAACCTGCAGTGAGCAAACAAATCAGTGCACTGGAGGAACAATACGGAATAAAGCTTTTAGAGCGTCTGGGAAGAAGGATGGTTCCCACGGAAGCCGGAAATAAGCTTTATAAACATGCAAAGATAATATTAACTCACTTAGAAAAACTGGAAGAGGAAATGAATGAACTGGTCTCTGAAATCCGAGGCAGATTAGTTATCGGAGCCAGCACCATACCCGGCCAATATATTTTACCTAAAATAATCGGTGCTTTCAAAAAGGAATACCCGCAGGTTAAAACCTTTTTAGAGGTAGCGGACAGCGGCAAGGTTGTTCAAAAATTATTGGATCATGAGATTCACCTGGGAGCAGTGGGTACCCGGGTTCAGCACGAAAAGATAGCCTCGGTAAAGCTGGCCGGTGACGAACTGGTACTTATCACTCCTCCGGACCACCCTTTTGCCAACAGGGTAGGAGTACGGGCCGCTGAGTTGGCAGGCGAAAACCTGGTCTGGCGGGAAAGTGACTCGGGTACCAGACAGGAAGTTGAGGGAAAACTGGCCAAAGCAGGGCTGAATATAGAGAATTTAATGATTGTAGCTGAATTCGGAAGCACCGAGGCGATTATCAGTGCCGTGGAAGCCGGCCTGGGTGTTTCTTTTGTTTCTCGCTGGGCGGTACAAAAAAAAGCCGGACAGCAAAGTTTGGCTGTTTTAAACTTGGAAGATGTAAGTTTAGACCGTAATCTCTATGTTATTTATCCAAAAAGGAAATACTTCAACCGGGCAGCAGAAGCCTTCATAAATTTTCTCCGGTCTCTTAACGCCGAGGATTTTTTAAAATAG
- a CDS encoding ABC transporter ATP-binding protein has product MIVETKNLTKIYGRKPGCERICLSVSEGQIFGLLGPNGAGKSTLVKMLTGLLRPTSGEARLLNRPLGDLEARKKIGFLPENFRYQDWLTGYELLSFHAALFRLDKSQFKKRITEVLEMVGLKGREKQKIKTYSKGMQQRIGLACALLPDPDLLFLDEPTSALDPLGRREVREIILELKGRGKTVFLNSHLLSEVEMICDQVAVIKGGRIVKSGTVKELTNQNIEVELVVGGMNDLIARGLEAAAVKLTVDGNRLWVTLDNENNVPRLAEIVVQNGGQLFKLDTRQGSLEDFFVELVSDKGGGPC; this is encoded by the coding sequence ATGATTGTTGAAACAAAAAATTTAACTAAAATTTACGGGCGAAAGCCAGGATGTGAAAGGATTTGCCTCTCAGTTTCCGAGGGGCAAATCTTTGGTTTGCTGGGACCAAACGGGGCCGGTAAGAGTACCCTGGTTAAAATGCTCACCGGTCTTTTAAGACCTACTTCCGGCGAGGCCCGGCTGTTAAATCGTCCTCTTGGCGATCTGGAGGCCCGCAAAAAGATAGGCTTTTTACCGGAAAACTTCCGGTATCAGGACTGGTTAACCGGTTATGAATTATTATCTTTTCATGCTGCATTGTTTAGACTTGATAAGTCACAATTTAAGAAGAGAATTACTGAAGTTTTAGAGATGGTTGGCTTAAAGGGAAGGGAAAAACAGAAAATAAAGACTTACAGTAAAGGTATGCAGCAGCGCATCGGCCTGGCTTGTGCTCTCCTGCCTGATCCGGATTTACTGTTTTTAGATGAACCTACTTCGGCTCTGGATCCTTTAGGCCGGCGGGAAGTACGGGAAATTATTCTTGAACTTAAAGGGCGCGGAAAGACAGTTTTCTTAAACAGTCATTTGTTGAGTGAGGTGGAGATGATTTGTGATCAGGTGGCTGTTATTAAAGGCGGGCGAATTGTAAAAAGCGGGACGGTAAAAGAACTAACAAATCAAAATATTGAAGTGGAACTGGTGGTAGGTGGCATGAATGACCTTATCGCGAGGGGGCTTGAGGCTGCTGCCGTTAAACTAACAGTAGATGGGAATCGGCTTTGGGTCACCCTTGACAATGAGAATAATGTACCCCGCCTGGCCGAAATAGTTGTGCAAAACGGTGGGCAGCTATTTAAGTTAGATACCAGGCAAGGTTCCCTGGAGGATTTTTTTGTGGAATTGGTCTCGGATAAGGGGGGCGGGCCGTGTTAA
- a CDS encoding DUF4878 domain-containing protein, with protein MMENQKGKEVVNILKSRLIITVSASLLLFLIGCNSSSSSPGQTLILFVENMREGNYTEAAQYVSALTGAEYKMDLPTFLTLMANEGNPDNISKWTNVEVISEKIDGTQARVKVKVTIKPDGQEFTYDTEIPMRKEDDVWKLYLTSRGYVRK; from the coding sequence ATGATGGAAAACCAAAAAGGAAAGGAGGTGGTTAATATTTTAAAATCTAGGCTTATCATTACTGTTTCTGCTTCCTTATTACTATTTTTAATCGGTTGTAACAGTTCTTCAAGTAGTCCAGGACAAACACTCATATTATTTGTGGAAAATATGCGTGAAGGCAATTATACCGAGGCTGCTCAATATGTTTCCGCTTTGACAGGAGCAGAATATAAAATGGATTTACCGACCTTTTTAACACTAATGGCTAATGAGGGGAATCCGGACAATATTAGTAAATGGACAAACGTAGAGGTGATTTCAGAAAAAATTGATGGAACACAAGCAAGGGTCAAGGTAAAAGTAACTATAAAACCTGACGGACAAGAATTCACATATGATACAGAAATCCCTATGAGGAAAGAAGACGACGTATGGAAATTATATTTAACATCACGTGGTTACGTAAGAAAGTAG
- a CDS encoding energy-coupling factor ABC transporter substrate-binding protein translates to MSTAAKNTILIFLVLALVVIPLALHGTAEFGGADGQAEELIGQINKDYQPWYSSFWEPPSGEIESLLFAAQAAVGSGFIGYYFGYVRGKKKQQKE, encoded by the coding sequence GTGAGTACAGCGGCTAAGAATACTATTCTGATATTTTTGGTGCTGGCCCTGGTGGTAATTCCACTGGCTTTGCACGGAACCGCAGAATTCGGTGGGGCTGACGGGCAGGCAGAAGAGTTAATCGGTCAAATTAACAAAGATTATCAGCCCTGGTATAGTTCATTCTGGGAACCGCCCAGCGGGGAGATTGAGAGTCTTTTATTTGCAGCTCAGGCAGCTGTCGGCAGTGGTTTTATCGGCTATTATTTCGGATATGTACGGGGTAAGAAAAAACAGCAAAAGGAGTAA
- a CDS encoding RNA polymerase sigma factor SigX: MMGDLPVSNFKNLFDSHYPEVYRLLTYLLGNQSAAEDLAQETFLKLYQSPPREKENLAGWLFRVARNLAFNYLRSEKGRYRREERCVLQGNEITAGLSSEEAFLRKQEAVLVHEVLQKLTERDRNCLLLKFSGMSYAEIAEIIGVKQTSVGTVLARARANFKKEFTRLKGSEL, from the coding sequence ATGATGGGGGACTTACCGGTAAGTAATTTTAAAAATTTATTTGATAGCCATTACCCGGAGGTATATCGACTGCTAACTTATCTGTTGGGAAACCAGTCCGCCGCGGAGGACTTGGCCCAGGAGACTTTTTTAAAATTATATCAGTCTCCGCCCCGAGAAAAAGAGAACCTGGCCGGCTGGTTGTTTCGAGTGGCCCGTAATTTAGCTTTTAATTATTTGCGCAGTGAAAAAGGCAGGTACAGGCGGGAAGAACGCTGTGTGCTTCAGGGGAATGAAATCACGGCAGGGTTATCTTCTGAGGAAGCATTTTTAAGGAAACAAGAAGCTGTCTTGGTTCATGAGGTACTGCAGAAGCTTACGGAAAGAGACAGAAATTGTTTGCTGCTCAAATTTTCCGGAATGAGTTATGCGGAGATTGCAGAGATTATCGGGGTTAAGCAAACATCGGTGGGAACTGTTCTTGCCCGGGCCCGGGCTAATTTTAAAAAAGAGTTTACCCGTTTGAAAGGAAGTGAACTCTAA
- a CDS encoding energy-coupling factor ABC transporter ATP-binding protein: protein MKEYILEAKGVEFSYPDGTKALKDINIGIEKGKKVAVLGSNGAGKSTLFLHFNGILKPTKGSIRYNGKDISYKHKHLMELRKNVGIVFQDPDTQLFSASVLQEISFGPLNLGLSKEEVLKRVNEAMRAAEIVDLKDKPTHFLSYGQKKRVSIADILAMEPEVIIFDEPTAWLDPKLSLQIMELFNKLNKDGITVVLSTHDIDLAYSWADYIIVMEQGQVVEEGFPESIFLNEELLHNSGLERPFIIEMYLELVRKGWLTANKPVPRTKEELFALLVTKAPEAV from the coding sequence ATAAAAGAATATATTCTTGAGGCCAAAGGAGTTGAGTTTTCATATCCGGATGGAACAAAAGCTTTAAAAGATATAAATATAGGTATAGAAAAGGGAAAGAAAGTGGCTGTTTTAGGTTCTAACGGGGCCGGGAAATCTACTCTTTTTTTGCATTTTAACGGGATTTTAAAGCCTACTAAAGGGAGTATCCGTTATAACGGAAAGGATATTTCCTATAAACATAAGCATTTAATGGAATTGAGAAAAAATGTAGGTATAGTTTTTCAAGATCCGGATACACAGTTGTTTTCAGCCAGTGTACTACAAGAAATTTCTTTTGGACCTTTAAACCTGGGGTTATCAAAAGAAGAGGTATTGAAGCGGGTTAATGAGGCTATGAGGGCGGCAGAGATAGTTGATTTAAAGGATAAACCAACCCATTTCTTAAGCTATGGCCAGAAAAAACGGGTTTCTATTGCTGACATTTTAGCAATGGAGCCCGAAGTAATTATTTTTGATGAACCCACTGCCTGGTTGGACCCGAAGTTATCTCTACAGATTATGGAGTTATTTAATAAGTTAAATAAGGATGGAATAACAGTAGTTTTATCTACCCATGACATTGATTTGGCTTATTCTTGGGCAGATTATATTATTGTTATGGAACAGGGACAGGTTGTAGAAGAAGGGTTTCCGGAATCTATATTTTTAAACGAGGAACTCCTTCACAATTCCGGACTGGAGAGACCTTTTATAATTGAAATGTATTTAGAGTTGGTGCGGAAAGGGTGGCTTACAGCCAATAAGCCGGTACCAAGGACGAAAGAAGAGCTGTTTGCACTTCTTGTGACTAAAGCACCGGAGGCCGTGTAA
- a CDS encoding conjugal transfer protein, which produces MDRRLLYRWLASGVLWLLLIVIVVISIRSINIVNRTGHIAANALTIENEQTITGLRDIAQSFAVEWATWNGNPESYKQRMSLFLDKVPTLVPPDAIQEVTASSVLSVDTKNNEDYRVRVLLHAHRLVPVADAGSVPTTLIPVTREDLARLQSNNSIDISQLPASSWQDFLLYVEIPVKVENDQPVIAGWPVIITPEYTKGSIKQSSDCNSLASDDFATFVNQFMSLYYGGQPLTNFVVSGVNIKPVYGWKLESVNEVRVNNDKNPTQARVQVLVSAPGVSNLTQDVYLKLKPTGNSFLIEDLGSI; this is translated from the coding sequence ATGGACCGTAGACTATTATACCGCTGGTTGGCCAGTGGAGTATTGTGGCTGCTGTTAATAGTTATTGTTGTAATCTCCATTCGTAGTATAAATATCGTTAATAGAACCGGGCATATAGCTGCAAATGCTTTAACAATAGAAAATGAGCAAACTATTACTGGTTTAAGAGATATTGCTCAATCCTTCGCTGTGGAATGGGCTACCTGGAATGGTAATCCAGAAAGTTATAAACAGCGAATGAGTTTATTTTTAGATAAGGTTCCAACTTTGGTTCCTCCTGATGCCATCCAGGAAGTAACAGCATCATCTGTGCTATCTGTTGATACGAAAAATAATGAGGACTACAGAGTTCGTGTATTATTACATGCTCATCGTTTAGTACCGGTTGCCGATGCGGGCAGTGTACCAACGACGCTTATTCCTGTAACAAGAGAAGATTTAGCACGTCTGCAGAGTAACAATTCAATTGATATTTCCCAGCTGCCCGCTTCGTCCTGGCAGGACTTCCTGCTTTATGTTGAAATACCGGTGAAAGTCGAAAACGACCAGCCGGTGATTGCTGGTTGGCCGGTAATAATAACTCCCGAATACACCAAAGGCAGTATTAAGCAGAGCAGTGATTGTAATTCATTAGCATCTGATGATTTTGCAACCTTCGTTAATCAATTTATGAGCTTGTATTACGGAGGTCAGCCACTGACTAATTTTGTTGTGTCCGGTGTTAATATCAAGCCGGTGTATGGTTGGAAACTTGAATCAGTCAACGAAGTGCGTGTAAACAATGATAAAAACCCAACTCAAGCAAGAGTACAAGTACTTGTATCCGCACCCGGTGTTAGTAATCTTACCCAAGATGTTTACTTGAAATTGAAACCAACCGGGAATAGTTTTTTGATTGAGGACCTGGGTTCTATTTAG
- a CDS encoding ABC transporter permease subunit: MLIIASITFREVLRKKVLLLTSLLSLAFLSLYGLGVYHANKSFDGTEAQMIKMAVVPQLFSMGLYFGNFIIAFLAIFSAVGAISTEVENGIMHAVLSRPIRRREVVLGKFIGYGTMLILGAAVFFIAISLIISVITGYYIPVKSSIIALTLFCFQPLLLLALALLGTVFLSTLANGVALFSLYAVGVIGGILEQIGYFVKNITLKNLGIISSLVIPTDAIYRKIIHIVMSASNLPLLTMQQLGPFGSQAEPSGLMIGYSVFYLLVTLVLAVYIFNRRDV; the protein is encoded by the coding sequence GTGTTAATCATAGCTTCGATAACTTTTAGAGAAGTTTTGCGAAAAAAAGTTTTATTGTTAACATCATTATTAAGTCTTGCTTTTTTAAGTCTATACGGTTTGGGCGTATATCATGCTAATAAAAGCTTTGACGGCACTGAAGCCCAAATGATAAAAATGGCGGTAGTTCCCCAGTTGTTTTCCATGGGACTATATTTCGGCAATTTTATTATAGCTTTTTTAGCTATTTTTAGTGCCGTAGGAGCAATTTCTACCGAGGTGGAAAACGGAATAATGCATGCTGTTCTCTCCAGGCCTATTCGGAGAAGGGAGGTAGTGCTGGGAAAATTTATTGGTTATGGTACCATGTTGATACTGGGAGCCGCTGTGTTTTTTATTGCTATATCGCTGATTATTTCAGTAATTACCGGTTACTATATACCCGTTAAATCATCAATTATTGCCTTAACCCTATTTTGTTTTCAGCCGCTGTTGCTGTTGGCGCTGGCTCTTTTAGGAACGGTTTTTCTTTCTACCCTGGCTAACGGAGTAGCACTATTCTCACTGTATGCTGTGGGTGTAATCGGTGGAATACTAGAACAAATCGGATATTTTGTTAAGAATATAACCCTGAAAAATTTGGGAATCATCTCAAGCCTGGTGATACCTACTGATGCAATTTACCGGAAGATTATTCATATAGTTATGTCAGCTTCAAACCTACCTCTTTTGACCATGCAACAATTGGGACCGTTTGGGAGTCAGGCTGAACCCAGCGGGCTGATGATAGGTTATTCCGTATTTTACCTCCTGGTAACTTTGGTACTGGCGGTATATATTTTTAACCGAAGGGATGTTTAG
- a CDS encoding energy-coupling factor ABC transporter permease — protein sequence MQKRYLTVVLAMLSTFFVFPEYVYAMHIMEGFLPIKWSIIWSLITLPFILVGLLSIYKKVKDNPGLKMLLGLAGAFAFVLSALKLPSISGSCSHPTGVGLGAILFGPFAMSVLGLIVLLFQAVLLAHGGLTTLGANTFSMAVVGPFVAYGVYRVLQKCGAPMWLCVFLAAALGDLATYAVTSAQLALAFPSEIGGFMTSLYKFMSVFAVTQIPLAVSEGLLTVLVMNFLTVHSKNELEELSVQTKGVKA from the coding sequence ATGCAAAAAAGGTATTTGACAGTTGTTCTCGCTATGTTATCAACCTTCTTTGTTTTTCCGGAGTATGTTTATGCCATGCATATTATGGAGGGTTTTCTTCCAATTAAGTGGAGTATTATATGGTCGCTGATTACGCTGCCATTTATTCTGGTTGGTTTACTATCTATATACAAAAAAGTGAAAGACAACCCTGGTTTAAAAATGCTGCTGGGCCTGGCCGGTGCCTTTGCCTTTGTTCTATCTGCTTTAAAATTGCCGTCGATTAGCGGTAGTTGTTCTCACCCAACCGGGGTAGGCCTGGGTGCAATTCTATTTGGTCCCTTTGCTATGAGTGTACTAGGTCTTATAGTGCTGCTTTTTCAAGCTGTGCTTTTAGCCCACGGCGGGTTAACTACCCTGGGAGCCAATACTTTTTCTATGGCTGTGGTGGGGCCCTTTGTAGCCTATGGAGTTTACAGGGTCCTTCAGAAATGCGGGGCTCCGATGTGGCTCTGCGTATTTTTGGCGGCGGCCCTGGGGGACCTGGCAACATATGCCGTGACATCAGCGCAGTTAGCCCTGGCCTTTCCATCGGAAATCGGTGGATTTATGACTTCATTATATAAGTTTATGTCTGTTTTTGCGGTTACCCAGATTCCTTTGGCCGTAAGTGAAGGACTTTTAACTGTATTGGTCATGAATTTCCTGACGGTTCATAGTAAAAATGAACTGGAGGAATTGTCAGTACAAACGAAGGGGGTTAAGGCGTGA
- a CDS encoding anti-sigma factor family protein, producing MCCDVGILQAYLDQELEPTRIGEIEAHLAACAECRRLLEELRENDSFVTAQLEAYSGLFNHKDIKAGEAWSRFTENHVLKQKKAFNLKGVFNFMKRYKLAAAVFTMVLAFAVSMSFSSVRSFAGELLTVFRVEKVETIDINPNELAKMQEAIEKGVGEVDIDNFGNIKVSGKNTQEPVTLDEAQKAVDFTIKLPSDLPGDYSEPVLYKNTGSTASLTLDVDNVNQLLMSLGSSKLLPQELDNKTFTLHIPVAIGAEYTAKNGSHLMIGQTRSPEMVVPEGVDVNEIRSALVSVPVLPESLKKQLVAINDWQHTVLVPNIKGSSQEVMVNGVQGVFMSSPKDAHNDGAALLWQKDGVIYVIAGSSLTLTQAQSIAASMR from the coding sequence ATGTGCTGTGATGTGGGAATCCTGCAGGCCTATCTGGATCAAGAGTTGGAACCGACACGAATAGGTGAGATAGAGGCCCACCTGGCGGCTTGTGCCGAGTGCAGGCGGTTACTGGAAGAGCTCCGGGAAAATGACAGCTTTGTTACTGCTCAGCTTGAGGCTTATTCCGGTTTGTTTAATCACAAAGATATAAAAGCCGGCGAGGCCTGGAGCAGGTTTACAGAGAATCATGTATTGAAACAAAAGAAAGCTTTTAATTTAAAGGGGGTATTCAACTTTATGAAAAGATATAAGTTGGCAGCTGCAGTTTTTACAATGGTTTTGGCATTTGCCGTAAGTATGAGTTTTAGTTCGGTGCGCAGTTTTGCCGGGGAACTCTTAACAGTTTTTAGAGTTGAAAAGGTAGAGACAATTGACATAAATCCGAACGAGTTGGCTAAGATGCAGGAGGCCATAGAAAAGGGAGTAGGAGAAGTAGATATTGATAACTTTGGCAATATTAAAGTAAGCGGTAAAAATACGCAAGAACCGGTTACTTTAGACGAAGCACAAAAAGCGGTAGACTTTACGATTAAGTTACCGTCTGATTTACCCGGTGATTATTCCGAACCGGTCTTATATAAAAATACCGGAAGTACTGCCAGCTTAACTCTTGATGTTGATAATGTAAACCAGTTACTAATGTCTTTAGGTAGTTCTAAGTTATTGCCCCAAGAATTAGACAATAAAACTTTTACCCTGCATATACCGGTAGCTATCGGTGCTGAGTATACAGCTAAAAACGGTTCCCATTTAATGATTGGCCAGACCAGAAGTCCGGAGATGGTAGTGCCGGAGGGTGTTGACGTTAATGAGATTCGCAGTGCGCTGGTCTCTGTGCCCGTCCTGCCGGAAAGTCTTAAAAAGCAGCTGGTGGCAATAAATGATTGGCAGCATACAGTGCTTGTTCCCAATATTAAAGGTAGTTCCCAAGAGGTTATGGTAAACGGTGTACAGGGTGTTTTTATGAGTTCACCCAAAGACGCTCATAACGACGGAGCAGCCTTGCTTTGGCAAAAGGACGGGGTAATATATGTTATTGCCGGAAGCAGTCTCACTTTAACCCAGGCACAGTCTATTGCTGCATCCATGAGGTGA